AAATCTTGAATTGAAGCTTTTAATCGTACATTTTTAATAATTGCACCATCAGCGCGCATTATATTTACGGTATAAGCATCTTCGGGATCATGGAGCGAAGTTTTTTCAGTATTGATTTCGATGACTTTTGCAGCAAAGGTTTCAATGATTCGATTTTTACTGGCGACATCTTTTATTAGGTTTGTTATATTCCCCATTTGTTTTCTTTTTAGATTTCTACTCTTCTTCCAATATAAATTCTTTGTCTGTAGCCATTTTCACCATAACTGCGTTCTACTTTCTCTACCTGAAAAGTGCCATTTTTTTCCTTATCCTTTGCATTTTCAAGTATTACTTTGTCTGTTGGTCTTACAAATGGTTCTCCAAAAGTGAGAAAAGAACCTTCAAATCCGCTTGGCTTACATTCCATGGCTCTTAAAGCACCATATTGATACAATTCTGAAGCAGTTTTTGTCACTGCATTTTTGAAAGCTTCGGGATTATTTGGTAAATCTTCACTATCATCATGTAAAACATGCGTTTTGATTAATTGACCATTTGGATCTCCTAATTCCACATACACGGGAGTATTGGAGTTCTTAAAATACTTTTCAATTCGAATACGTGTATTTTTTGTTGACTCTTTAACAACAATTAGTTTGTCTTCTATAATGTTATAGCGAAATCTAAAATGAACCTGTCCTAAAAAACGGTCAGAAACAGATTTGCTTAATTTATTAAGCTGAGAACCTAAAAGACTTAAACCTTGATTGATTAGTTTTTTGACTAATGTTCCTGCGAGCGGACTTTTAATAAAATTTCTATCTATAAAACTGCTTAGTTCACTTACAGTGTGTTGCTGCGGGTTATTGGTAATGGTTAATACCGGACCAGCTTCTTCGGTTTTAAAATACGTATAGATTCCTTTGTCTTTTAGCATCTCAAAAACTTGTGCCAAACTGTGACTTCGATTGATCATTATGTTTCCTAATTCTTCGTCGAGAGCATTTATTTTAAAAGGAAATTTCAATTCTTTCATTCTTTTTTCAAAAAAAGTTTTAGGATTAAAACTGTCAACATTTGTGGTCGGATTTGTAGCGACGGCATTAAGGGTGTCTTTTGAATTTTGAACATTGTCATCTTTTACCGCTTTTACTTTTTTGAAGGCATACATGGCATCTTCACACGAAATAGTTGCAGTTACATCAGATTGGACTCCTGTGATATAACCTCTAAAAGCCGGTTTGTAATCTCCATCATATCCTAAAAATATCTCGATGTAATTTTCTATTTTAAAGAAATCATGAATAGTTTTTTCTTCTCCATTTGCATTTTGAAATAAGCTTTGATCAAATCCTTTCGTATCAGTATATACTTTTTTGGGCATCACAATAGTTGCTGTATCAGTCAACGATTTATATGAACTGTTTATTTCTACATTTTTTACATAAGTAAATTCATAAAATTTAGGACTTGGTATAAGGCTTACTGTTTCGTATACCTTAATTTTAGCATTTAGTTTAAGCATTGTCTCTAATTATTAGTTCTACAGTTTCATCTGATGTGGCGCTGGCCGTAAACTTTTGGATGTTTTTTGTTCCAGAAATTGAGGGTATAGAATATGAATCGATAACGAGTTCATAAATTCCAAATCGATTTAGAATGGCATGGGTAACTCTTAAAGAATAAGGCGCATTTAAGAATTGTTTCAATAAAAAAAGCTTTTCTTTTGGATATTCATCTCCTGCTTCATTCGCAATTAATCCTTCTATGGAAATGCTAAAATCGCCATTTGTAATATGTTCTTTGATTGTTGAATCTCTTCCTTCGATTCCTTCTTTTTTGATAATTTTTGAACGATTTAGATTTACAGTAACCGCATCTATTCGTAAACTGGGCAAATTAAGATCATTTTTTAGAAGAGGTTCAAAAACTAAAGGAGCAAAAACTCTAAGATTAAATTCGCCCCCAGTTTTATCTATAATAAAATCTTTTGATTCAGATTCGTTATAGTTTAGGCCACTATATTGAATGTCTTTGTTTTCTAAAATTTCATTTACATTAAAATTGAATTTCATAATAATTTATTTTTTTGTTTTAATTTGAAAATGTTTGTGCGAAAGCTGTCATGAATGTGTTTTCCATTCTTTTCTCATTGTGTTTTTGCAGCCAGAGAGCTTCTTCCAGAAGTTTATAAAACTCATCTGTTGGTAATTGGTAAGGATCTACCTGAAACGCATATCTGATTAGAGCTGCCGATTTTTTGAATTCATCTTTCTGCGGAGTTACGTCTATGGTAAACTCGCTATCTTTTTTAATCATTTCTACAATCGAATTTCCAGCAGAAAGCATAAATTCATCTTCGTAAATTTCGTTTTCTAAGGCACATTCTTTAAACAAAAACAAGATCGCCTCATGGGGATTATCTTTGTAAATATTTTGATAATTTAGAAATGTATTAAAAGAAGGTTTTTTACAATAAACCGTAACCATTTGATCATCAGAAGTAAGTTTGAGCAAGGAGCCGTATTTTTCTTTTAGGTTTTGAATTGTCATTTCGTCAAGCATTTTTTTATGTTTTCGATAAGAATTAAATATTGGTGTCTCTGAATTCTTTTTTGACTGCTTCTTCCAGGCTTTCGTTTTTTGGAGAAACGTTTAATGGAGTGATTGTAAACTGTTCGATAAAAATGTTTCCTTCAGAAGTCTGAGCCAAAGGATTTTTAAAATTGCTCATGTCTGGTGCAGGAGGTGTTTCTCCTAAATCTTTTGATGTAAAATCCATGATTGGTTCTCGTTTTAATAGTTAAATAAGAATAGATGAGTTAAGTGTATAGCTGAGGTGTCTGCTTTCTAAAATGTTTTGAATGCAGAATTTTTTTTATGCTGTTTAAGTAAACTAATAGCCGGAATTAGAGTATGTAAAAATAGGGCTTAAAGAGGTGAAAAGCGAAAATTATGGAGCTCGTTTTCAGTAGTTTCAGTAAAAAATAAGATTACTTATGAATGTTTAGATATTCATTTCAATAACTAAATGTTTTATTTTTTAGGAACATAAAAAACAGAATTAAAGATTCTTAATCTTTTTGATTCTGGTTTTGGATTATATCAAATATTAGAGCAGATACATTTTTAATGTTTGGTTTTTATTCTCACTAAGGTTTCCCATTCTCCCAACCAGTTACTTTCTAAATCAGTTTCTTTATAAGTGCCATTATTGCTATATTCTATTAATCTGTAAGATGATTCGAAGGCATCAAATTGATTGGTTAAGCTACCTCCTAAATATAATCTTGGCCTTAAAGTGGCAGGTGATTCTCCAGTAGTAACATTCATTGTGAGTTGAAATAA
The Flavobacterium humidisoli DNA segment above includes these coding regions:
- a CDS encoding DUF6046 domain-containing protein; the protein is MKFNFNVNEILENKDIQYSGLNYNESESKDFIIDKTGGEFNLRVFAPLVFEPLLKNDLNLPSLRIDAVTVNLNRSKIIKKEGIEGRDSTIKEHITNGDFSISIEGLIANEAGDEYPKEKLFLLKQFLNAPYSLRVTHAILNRFGIYELVIDSYSIPSISGTKNIQKFTASATSDETVELIIRDNA